GTATGTGCTGTTAGGTGCAGCCGTAACGCAATGTCTTGCAGAAATTTATGCGCTACGGCTTCGCCTAACGCATTCTACCTATCTATAGGTTTTCGATTGTTTAAAAACTCCCCAGGCAGGATTCGAACCTGCGACCAATCGATTAACAGTCGACCGCTCTACCACTGAGCTACTGAGGAACGCGAATCTAATACTAACGAAAAGAGATAGCCTTTGGCAAGGGCCAAACCAGGCTTTTCTCAACTATTTTTCAAAATCGCTGGGATTGGGGCGGTAGATCCGTGGGCAGCCCTAGGCGCAGCTTGGCTAACTTGGCTTGGGCGGCGGGGTCTAGGCGACTGGAGAGGAGACGGCGGGAGGAGGTTTTGGCGGAGGATTTCTGTCGCTGCACCCGACGGGCGATCGCTTCAATATCTGCCAGCAATTTCTCGGCCGACATGCATTCCGCGTTGTAGCCCATGACGGTGAGCTGCTGGGCGCGATCGGAGGTGGCCACAATCAAACGCTGCTCAAACCGTCGGAGGTCATGGCGAAAGGCGGCGCAGGTCTTTTCAATATAGGTGTCAGCGGTTTGGCGATAGCTGGTGTATTGAATGGCAACGTGGGGAGAAATCTGCTCTTGGCTGCCAGGATTGCCTTGATAGTGGGCGTCGAAGATGATTTGGGTGTTGTACTGCTGGTAGACGCTATAGCCTAGGAGCAGTTGGGTGAGCTGATGCCTAGCTTCTTCTAAACCCAGGCGATCGCGGGCAGATTTGAGGTCTGGCCAACTGCCGACCATGTTGTAGCCGTCGATCAGGAGAACCGCTCGAAAGGTTGGGCGTGGCATGGCAGGCGATCGCAAAGTGCGTAGGGTTAACGTATCGTCATACTCTTTAGTATAGGGTTAACCTTCGTTAAGGGGCGATCGCTTCCTAGCTGGCATGTACCATCAACTGGCGCTTCAGCCGTTCTGGATCGCCTTGATCGACCACGCGTCCTTGCTGTAGCAAAAATGCACCGTCACAGTGATCGAGTTCTTCGAGCCGATGGGTGACCCAGAGGGCGGTAATGTTGCGTTCCTGCACCAGTTTTTTCACCTGAATGACCAAATCGGCTTGGCTGTCGGCATCTAGAAGTGCCGTGGGTTCATCCAGGAGTAAGACTTGGCAATGGCGGGCGATCGCTCCAGCAATGGCGATCCGCTGTTTCTGTCCGCCACTGAGGGCATAGATGGGGCGGCGCTTCAGGTGCAGCAACTTAACAGCGGCGAGGGCTTCATCCACCCGTTCGTGGATTTCGGGCAGCGATAAATGTTCTTCCACCAGGCTAAAGGCTACGTCGGCCCCAACTGTGGGCATCACCAATTGGTGATCAGGATTTTGAAAGACATAGCCAATGGGCGACTGGGCCCAAATTTCACCAGACTGAGGCTGTAGTAGGCCGCTGAGCAGCTTGAGCAGGGTCGATTTGCCGCTGCCGTTGGTGCCCAAGAGCATCCAAAACTCTCCCTTCGGCACATCAAGGGAACACCCCTGGAGAATAGGGTGCTGCTTGTCCCAGTAAAACTGGAGATCTCGAATGGCGATCGCAGCCTCAGTCATAGTAGTCTCGGCGATTACTCTGCAGTCATGGCGAAAAATCCAGGCGGGCGGCCAGATGCCGTTGCCGTGCTCGATTTTTCATACATTTGAACGGCGGAAACCTCGCTGGTTAACACGCCAATTTTCTTTTCGCCCTGTTGCTCGCAGGTGAGTTCAAGAATTGTGGGGTTTCCAGACTTAAGGGTGTCTAGAATTTGGTGATACAGACCTTGAGCATCTTCGGCGGTCTTGCGCTGAACGGACAGGGTTACAGGCGCACTCTTTAAGGTCACGTCAATAATATACATAGGGCTCAATAATTACGTCGGCATCTTAAGCTGAACAGTGCAATGATTCCCGAACAGTGGACTGTCGTGGGCTCTACTCCCAGGGGAGATTCGCCTAAGAGACAGCCTG
This portion of the Leptolyngbya sp. CCY15150 genome encodes:
- a CDS encoding NYN domain-containing protein; this translates as MPRPTFRAVLLIDGYNMVGSWPDLKSARDRLGLEEARHQLTQLLLGYSVYQQYNTQIIFDAHYQGNPGSQEQISPHVAIQYTSYRQTADTYIEKTCAAFRHDLRRFEQRLIVATSDRAQQLTVMGYNAECMSAEKLLADIEAIARRVQRQKSSAKTSSRRLLSSRLDPAAQAKLAKLRLGLPTDLPPQSQRF
- a CDS encoding energy-coupling factor ABC transporter ATP-binding protein, which produces MTEAAIAIRDLQFYWDKQHPILQGCSLDVPKGEFWMLLGTNGSGKSTLLKLLSGLLQPQSGEIWAQSPIGYVFQNPDHQLVMPTVGADVAFSLVEEHLSLPEIHERVDEALAAVKLLHLKRRPIYALSGGQKQRIAIAGAIARHCQVLLLDEPTALLDADSQADLVIQVKKLVQERNITALWVTHRLEELDHCDGAFLLQQGRVVDQGDPERLKRQLMVHAS